The Neobacillus sp. PS3-34 genome has a window encoding:
- a CDS encoding stage VI sporulation protein F encodes MDNGFFKNIEKKTGVNMKDIFDLANSLQNANFKDEKTVRNVIRRVSQIANKPVPKETEDKIVQSIVKDGKQLDFNAISKMINKK; translated from the coding sequence ATGGATAATGGCTTTTTTAAAAATATTGAAAAGAAAACAGGCGTAAATATGAAGGATATATTCGACTTGGCAAATTCATTGCAAAATGCGAACTTCAAGGATGAGAAGACGGTCCGTAATGTGATCCGTAGGGTTTCGCAAATTGCTAACAAGCCTGTTCCAAAAGAAACAGAAGATAAAATTGTCCAATCGATAGTCAAAGATGGAAAACAGCTTGATTTCAATGCCATTTCTAAAATGATTAATAAGAAATAA
- a CDS encoding YjcZ family sporulation protein codes for MGWGYGGCGYGYGYGGGYGYGGGSTFVLIVVLFILLIIVGASFI; via the coding sequence ATGGGCTGGGGTTACGGTGGATGTGGCTATGGCTACGGCTACGGCGGCGGCTATGGATACGGAGGAGGTTCTACTTTCGTACTAATCGTCGTATTATTTATCCTGTTAATTATTGTGGGTGCAAGCTTCATTTAA
- the spoVAE gene encoding stage V sporulation protein AE — MLAMFFWAFVVGGLICVIGQLLFDVAKLTPGHTLSLLVVAGAVLDGFGLYEPLIDFAGAGATIPITSFGNSLVHGALQEAKLHGIVGVLTGMFEVTSSGISAAIIFGFIGALIFKPKG; from the coding sequence ATGCTAGCGATGTTTTTCTGGGCGTTTGTAGTTGGAGGACTTATTTGTGTCATCGGCCAGCTTTTATTTGATGTCGCAAAACTGACACCAGGCCATACGCTGAGCCTTCTTGTTGTCGCTGGAGCAGTTCTAGACGGATTTGGATTATATGAACCGCTTATCGATTTCGCTGGTGCAGGAGCTACAATTCCGATAACGAGTTTTGGAAACTCCCTTGTACATGGTGCATTGCAGGAAGCCAAGCTGCACGGAATAGTTGGAGTCCTGACAGGAATGTTCGAAGTAACAAGTTCTGGTATTTCTGCCGCAATCATTTTTGGATTTATTGGAGCACTAATCTTTAAACCAAAAGGATAA
- a CDS encoding YhcN/YlaJ family sporulation lipoprotein has protein sequence MRAINWQIQITILFIFLLSGCESNQGNESKSALLKVTNPAPIHIANGQKNHAENIKHDISSISEIYDVAVIEGKKDTLVAYKVKHLQRFRMKAIEKKINKLLEEKYPDENFTVSSDYKIFLEAVKLKERVKDKGLPKKKAEKELQKIIKLKDESA, from the coding sequence ATGCGAGCAATAAATTGGCAAATCCAAATCACGATTTTGTTTATTTTTCTGTTATCAGGCTGTGAGTCGAACCAGGGGAACGAAAGTAAAAGTGCACTCCTTAAAGTAACGAACCCAGCCCCAATTCATATTGCCAATGGGCAAAAAAATCATGCTGAAAATATAAAGCATGATATCAGTTCGATTTCGGAAATTTATGATGTCGCAGTTATAGAAGGAAAAAAGGATACTCTGGTTGCTTATAAGGTAAAGCATTTGCAGCGGTTCCGGATGAAAGCCATTGAGAAGAAGATAAACAAATTGCTGGAGGAGAAATATCCTGATGAGAATTTTACAGTCTCAAGCGATTATAAAATTTTTCTGGAGGCAGTAAAACTGAAGGAACGAGTCAAAGACAAGGGATTGCCGAAGAAAAAAGCAGAAAAAGAATTACAAAAAATCATCAAACTGAAGGATGAATCAGCATGA